A single genomic interval of Lathyrus oleraceus cultivar Zhongwan6 chromosome 7, CAAS_Psat_ZW6_1.0, whole genome shotgun sequence harbors:
- the LOC127107964 gene encoding uncharacterized protein LOC127107964 codes for MADWGPVIIAVVLFVILCPGLLFQIPGRGRIIEFGNMQTSGASILVHGIIYFGLITILLIAIGVHIYTG; via the coding sequence ATGGCCGATTGGGGTCCGGTGATAATTGCGGTGGTTCTGTTTGTGATTCTCTGTCCAGGTCTGCTGTTTCAAATACCAGGAAGAGGAAGAATAATAGAGTTCGGGAACATGCAAACAAGTGGTGCTTCCATTCTTGTTCACGGCATCATTTACTTTGGACTCATCACTATCTTACTCATTGCCATTGGCGTTCACATCTACACTGGGTAA